One region of Pogona vitticeps strain Pit_001003342236 chromosome 1, PviZW2.1, whole genome shotgun sequence genomic DNA includes:
- the HINT3 gene encoding adenosine 5'-monophosphoramidase HINT3, giving the protein MAEEEGGGGGSGSGSSPAAEASPGAGGGAGAAGGEGGAGGAGYDSKCIFCRISHGEEAGTELLPCEHEDLVCFRDIRPGAPHHYLVVPKKHMGNCKTLKSEHIPLVERMMAAGKTVLQRNKFTDLNDIRMGFHWPPFCSIAHLHLHVLAPASQLGFLSRMVYRFNSYWFITAEQLIDRLRADSATS; this is encoded by the exons ATGGCCGAggaagaaggcggcggcggcggcagcggctcgGGCTCGTCTCCTGCGGCGGAGGCCAGTCCCGGTGCCGGCGGCGGAGCTGGAGCGGCCGGAGGAGAAGGCGGAGCCGGAGGAGCCGGCTATGACAGCAAGTGCATTTTCTGCCGGATCAGCCACGGGGAGGAGGCGGGCACCGAGCTGCTGCCTTGCGAG CATGAAGACTTGGTGTGCTTTAGAGATATCAGACCTGGAGCTCCACATCATTATTTGGTGGTGCCAAAAAAACATATGGGAAACTGCAAGACTCTGAAGAGTGAGCATATACCATTAG TGGAAAGAATGATGGCAGCTGGAAAGACTGTCCTTCAGCGGAATAAATTTACTGACTTGAACGATATAAG GATGGGTTTTCATTGGCCTCCATTCTGCTCAATTGCCCACTTGCATCTTCATGTCCTGGCTCCAGCTAGTCAGTTGGGATTCTTATCCCGAATGGTGTACAGATTCAATTCCTACTGGTTTATCACT GCTGAACAACTGATAGACCGGCTCAGGGCAGACAGTGCTACCAGCTGA